One Chanodichthys erythropterus isolate Z2021 chromosome 10, ASM2448905v1, whole genome shotgun sequence DNA segment encodes these proteins:
- the capzb gene encoding F-actin-capping protein subunit beta isoform X2 — protein sequence MNEQQLDCALDLMRRLPPQQIEKNLSDLIDLVPSLCEDLLSSVDQPLKIARDKVVGKDYLLCDYNRDGDSYRSPWSNKYEPPIDDGAMPSARLRKLEVEANNAFDQYRDLYFEGGVSSVYLWDLDHGFAGVILIKKAGDGSKKIKGCWDSIHVVEVQEKSSGRTAHYKLTSTVMLWLQTTKTGSGTMNLGGSLTRQMEKDETVGESSPHIANIGRLVEDMENKIRSTLNEIYFGKTKDIVNGLRSVQTLADKSKQEALKNDLMIALSQRKQQS from the exons ATG AACGAGCAGCAGTTGGACTGTGCGCTGGACCTGATGAGGCGTTTGCCTCCGCAGCAGATCGAGAAGAACCTCAGCGACCTCATCGACCTG gtgccCAGCCTGTGTGAAGATCTGCTGTCGTCCGTGGATCAGCCGCTGAAGATCGCTCGCGATAAAGTCGTGGGCAAAGACTATCTGCTCTGCGACTACAACCGTGACGGCGACTCCTACAG ATCCCCCTGGAGTAATAAATACGAGCCTCCTATCGACGATGGCGCCATGCCGTCCGCCCGTCTGCGCAAGCTGGAGGTGGAGGCCAACAACGCCTTCGACCAGTACAGAGACCT GTATTTCGAGGGCGGGGTTTCCTCCGTCTACCTGTGGGATCTGGATCACGGCTTCGCCGGCGTCATCCTCATCAAGAAAGCCGGCGACGGCTCCAAGAAGATCAAGGGCTGCTGGGACTCCATCCACGTGGTGGAGGTGCAG GAGAAGTCCAGCGGCCGCACGGCTCATTACAAACTCACGTCCACCGTCATGCTGTGGCTGCAGACCACCAAAACGGGCTCTGGAACCATGAACCTGGGCGGCAGCCTGACCCGACAG ATGGAGAAAGACGAGACGGTCGGCGAATCTTCCCCTCACATTGCCAACATCGGCCGCCTGGTGGAG gacATGGAGAACAAGATCCGCTCCACTCTCAACGAGATTTACTTCGGCAAGACCAAGGACATCGTCAACGGCCTGAG GAGCGTCCAGACGCTGGCGGATAAATCGAAGCAGGAGGCTCTGAAGAACGACCTGATGATAGCGCTTAGCCAACGCAAGCAGCAAAGCTAG
- the capzb gene encoding F-actin-capping protein subunit beta isoform X1 encodes MNEQQLDCALDLMRRLPPQQIEKNLSDLIDLVPSLCEDLLSSVDQPLKIARDKVVGKDYLLCDYNRDGDSYRSPWSNKYEPPIDDGAMPSARLRKLEVEANNAFDQYRDLYFEGGVSSVYLWDLDHGFAGVILIKKAGDGSKKIKGCWDSIHVVEVQEKSSGRTAHYKLTSTVMLWLQTTKTGSGTMNLGGSLTRQMEKDETVGESSPHIANIGRLVEDMENKIRSTLNEIYFGKTKDIVNGLRSIESLPDNQKYRQLQRELSQVLTQRQIYID; translated from the exons ATG AACGAGCAGCAGTTGGACTGTGCGCTGGACCTGATGAGGCGTTTGCCTCCGCAGCAGATCGAGAAGAACCTCAGCGACCTCATCGACCTG gtgccCAGCCTGTGTGAAGATCTGCTGTCGTCCGTGGATCAGCCGCTGAAGATCGCTCGCGATAAAGTCGTGGGCAAAGACTATCTGCTCTGCGACTACAACCGTGACGGCGACTCCTACAG ATCCCCCTGGAGTAATAAATACGAGCCTCCTATCGACGATGGCGCCATGCCGTCCGCCCGTCTGCGCAAGCTGGAGGTGGAGGCCAACAACGCCTTCGACCAGTACAGAGACCT GTATTTCGAGGGCGGGGTTTCCTCCGTCTACCTGTGGGATCTGGATCACGGCTTCGCCGGCGTCATCCTCATCAAGAAAGCCGGCGACGGCTCCAAGAAGATCAAGGGCTGCTGGGACTCCATCCACGTGGTGGAGGTGCAG GAGAAGTCCAGCGGCCGCACGGCTCATTACAAACTCACGTCCACCGTCATGCTGTGGCTGCAGACCACCAAAACGGGCTCTGGAACCATGAACCTGGGCGGCAGCCTGACCCGACAG ATGGAGAAAGACGAGACGGTCGGCGAATCTTCCCCTCACATTGCCAACATCGGCCGCCTGGTGGAG gacATGGAGAACAAGATCCGCTCCACTCTCAACGAGATTTACTTCGGCAAGACCAAGGACATCGTCAACGGCCTGAG ATCTATCGAGTCTCTTCCTGATAATCAAAAGTACCGTCAGTTGCAGCGGGAGCTCTCTCAGGTTCTGACCCAGCGTCAGATCTACATTGACTAG